A stretch of the Arachis stenosperma cultivar V10309 chromosome 6, arast.V10309.gnm1.PFL2, whole genome shotgun sequence genome encodes the following:
- the LOC130935295 gene encoding uncharacterized protein LOC130935295: MNILHPFACLPLCNAIASTNLFPHNNQIMKFSLVSLQSSSYARTWTPLCCSRGGFTNLNGEDFNIDLIKEDLADDDGSSETLAQEIYGRRKTKDIDLEGLKEDNDVGGYYGQGPFTGRPEKDHERDPEVADILGSLLDDPQKAQSKMEDRIRKKRNKILHTKTGSGVPMKVSVNKFDFSNSYIWLEFYNTPLEKDISLICDTIRSWHIVGRLGGCNSMNMQLSQSPITKRPSYDFIQGANVTPTTFYNIGDLEVQDNLARIWVDIGTSEPLLLDVLINALTQISSDFVGIKQVVFGGEEYENWNENMTSEDSGFSVHKI, from the exons ATGAATATCTTACATCCTTTTGCATGCCTTCCTCTATGTAATGCCATTGCAAGCACCAATCTTTTTCCCCATAACAATCAAATCATGAAATTTTCATTGGTTTCCCTACAAAGCTCTAGCTATGCAAGAACTTGGACTCCCTTATGCTGTTCTAGAGGTGGGTTTACAAACTTGAATGGTGAGGACTTCAATATAGATCTCATTAAGGAAGATCTTGCTGATGATGATGGTAGTAGTGAGACTTTGGCTCAAGAAATATATGGAAGAAGGAAAACAAAAGACATTGATCTAGAGGGGTTAAAAGAAGATAATGATGTTGGTGGGTATTATGGCCAAGGACCATTTACAGGTAGGCCAGAGAAAGATCATGAGAGAGATCCAGAAGTTGCTGATATTCTTGGGAGTTTACTAGATGATCCCCAAAAGGCTCAATCCAAA ATGGAAGACAGAATTAGGAAAAAAAGGAACAAAATACTGCACACAAAGACGGGATCAGGAGTACCAATGAAAGTGTCCGTTAACAA ATTTGATTTTTCAAACTCATATATATGGCTTGAATTTTACAATACACCACTGGAAAAAGACATCTCCTTAATATGTGAT ACTATTCGATCGTGGCATATTGTTGGACGTCTTGGTGGATGCAATTCGATGAACATGCAA CTATCACAATCTCCGATCACGAAACGGCCAAGTTATGATTTTATTCAAGGAGCTAATGTGACACCAACTACATTTTACAACATTGGGGATCTTGAGGTTCAAGACAACTTGGCTCGAATATG GGTAGATATTGGAACCAGTGAACCGCTGCTTTTGGATGTCTTGATAAATGCATTAACACAGATAAGTTCTGA TTTTGTTGGAATCAAGCAAGTGGTCTTTGGTGGGGAAGAATATGAGAATTGGAACGAGAATATGACATCAGAGGATTCAGGTTTTAGTGTTCACAAGATCTAA
- the LOC130934803 gene encoding mitochondrial metalloendopeptidase OMA1-like: MARDIKPSLLSSLVVLLFLLFAQSSNATNKIVEVNKICNATLNPSFCSKILNSKPGGTNRADLITLAKYTIGVVRFNVTNTIRLIKSLIKNSTNSDAKDHYQLCLTHFDYEEGALGEVVYAEKMLKAKDYQGVNVAASGVMATVEGCVSGDSPSDPVFPDHSSLPKYAEYVEQVADIICVICNYLTGRKLVHSSEIRHEEDRGRGRYMRNPRLVFFVLLVLSGILITMHFRDLETVPYTKRTRCILLSNDMERQLGEAEFENKKASFKGKILPPIHPQSVRIRMISMEIIDTLQRGLSKEQVWSDVGYVTGFEGDTEETLKSLTNASAYCKAESGWHKEDEILDDSWVQQIRKKGPAASHLDGLNWEVLVVNDSEVNAFWLPGGKIVVYTGLLEHFKSDAEIATIIGHEVGHALARHTAEYVTKKLWFAILQFILYRFVTPEIVTIVSFLLLKLPLYRLMEMEADYIGMLLIASTGYDPRVAPTVYEKLGKVKGEWALWDYLFTHPSGRKRAELLSQAKIMEEAFTIYKNARSGRCIEGFVWTNKTYIATPESTKNL, from the exons atGGCCAGGGATATCAAACCTTCGCTACTCTCTTCTCTAGTGGTGCTGCTCTTCCTTTTATTTGCTCAATCCTCAAATGCAACCAACAAAATTGTTGAAGTGAACAAAATTTGCAACGCAACCCTAAACCCTTCATTTTGTTCAAAAATTCTAAACTCAAAACCCGGTGGTACAAACCGTGCAGATCTAATTACCCTTGCAAAATACACAATTGGTGTTGTTCGTTTCAACGTTACAAACACAATTAGGCTCATTAAGTCTCTGATAAAAAATTCAACTAATTCAGATGCGAAGGATCATTACCAATTGTGTTTGACACATTTCGATTACGAGGAAGGCGCATTAGGCGAAGTGGTATACGCTGAGAAAATGCTGAAGGCGAAGGATTACCAAGGTGTTAATGTTGCTGCTTCTGGTGTTATGGCGACGGTTGAAGGTTGTGTTTCTGGTGATTCACCAAGTGATCCTGTTTTTCCTGATCATTCTTCGCTACCCAAATATGCTGAATATGTGGAGCAAGTTGCTGATATTATTTGTGTCATTTGTAACTATTTGACGG GGCGAAAGCTAGTGCACTCAAG TGAAATCAGACATGAAGAAGATAGAGGAAGAGGGCGCT ATATGCGGAATCCTAGACTTGTATTCTTTGTTCTGTTGGTTTTGTCAGGGATATTGATTACTATGCATTTTCGGGATTTAGAAACGGTTCCATATACCAAGAGAACCCGCTGCATTTTGTTATCTAATGACATGGAGAGGCAACTTGGTGAGGCTGAATTCGAGAACAAGAAGGCGAGTTTCAAGGGAAAGATCTTGCCTCCCATACACCCTCAGAGTGTGAGGATAAGGATGATATCAATGGAAATCATTGATACCTTGCAGAGAGGGTTGAGCAAGGAACAAGTTTGGAGTGATGTTGGTTATGTCACAGGGTTTGAAGGGGATACTGAGGAGACTTTGAAATCGTTGACTAATGCTAGTGCTTATTGTAAGGCAGAGAGTGGTTGGCACAAGGAAGATGAAATCCTTGATGACAGTTGGGTTCAGcaaattagaaagaaagggcCAGCTGCCTCCCATCTGGATGGATTGAATTGGGAGGTGCTTGTTGTCAATGATTCGGAAGTCAATGCCTTTTGGCTACCTGGTGGTAAGATTGTTGTATACACCGGATTGTTAGAGCATTTTAAGAGTGATGCTGAGATTGCCACTATAATTGGACATGAG GTTGGTCATGCTTTGGCCCGACACACCGCTGAATATGTGACGAAGAAACTGTGGTTTGCTATCCTGCAGTTTATTCTTTATCGATTTGTCACCCCCGAAATCGTCACCATAGTGTCTTTTCTTCTCTTGAAGCTACCACTCTATCGACT GATGGAAATGGAAGCGGATTACATTGGCATGCTCTTAATTGCTTCCACCGGATATGATCCACGGGTGGCACCCACAGTGTATGAGAAGCTGGGAAAAGTTAAGGGTGAGTGGGCACTTTGGGACTATCTCTTCACTCATCCATCTGGAAGAAAGAGAGCAGAGTTGCTCTCCCAGGCCAAAATAATGGAAGAAGCATTCACTATATACAAGAATGCTAGGTCTGGAAGATGTATTGAAGGATTTGTTTGGACCAACAAAACTTATATTGCCACACCAGAATCAACAAAGAACCTGTAG